The genomic segment AGCCAGCTCTGGAGGATAGGGCTGCTGGCCTGGTCCGTGACGGCTGCCCTGTCCCTGGCCTTGGGGACTGTTCTGTTATTTGAGGATTTAGGTTTACCTGAccagtttggtttcttttaagTTGTTTTGTGTTGCTCTGCTGCAGTGGAGAGGCCTGGTGCAGGTcttgggagaagcagcagctgcttggaGAGACTGCCGGTGTCAGATGGGGCGGTAGAGGGGACATAGGGGCTGCCTGGGCTCACCAGGGGACCATCTCTCTTCTGCTGGCATGCCTGCTTCCTGGGGAACAGCCTCATGAGGACAAGGCCAGACACAGGGACTGCCCTGTTGAATGGGATGTTCTATGGGCAGATGGAGCTGCTTTTTAATGAGGGGAGTGTCTGTGGGCTCTTGGAGGGGCAGGGCTGTTGGTaatgcagggaagcagctgtGGGATTACCAGCTGTCTATGAATGATTCCTTGGGACCAGGAGGTCTGGCTGCATGCTGTTCACTTGGTATTAAAGTAGCCTGAAAAGTACTGGCTGTGTCATGTTGTCTTTTGCTCCTGCACCCTCAGCTCCCTGCCTGGCCAGTGCCATCTTGGTGCTCTCCCTCAACACCAGAAGCCcatcttctccagcagcaggagaaggaaTGAGGTGGGACTTGGATCCATCCTGTAGCCTTCAGGCTCTGGAGCCACAGCCTGCTGGGCCCCTGAAAGCAGCATTTGCTCCTTGTAGGAAGCAGCAGTCCCTGGCACCCACAGTTTTGTGTCCCCAGCTTCTCACCGGGGTCTTTCCGACTGCTTCTTGGTATGCTCCAGGTTCTTCCGAACACCTCCTGATGAGCCCCCAGTGAGCTTTGAGTGCCTGTGGGTACACCTCTAGGACATTGTAGCTTTTATGCTTGTCTCCAGGGCCTCCAAGTGCCTTTCAGTGTGCCCAGTGGTCTAAAAGTGGTTTCTGATGAACACTGGGGGCTTTCAGGGCATACCTGGCTGCCTCTGAGTACAAAGCTCTGCTAGTCCCTTCTCCTGTGTAAAGGACCCAGGTGGTCTCCAAGAGCATTTCTGTGCTCGCTATGGTCCGCAAGTGCCTTCTGGCCCACTTAAAGGGGGTTCAGTGTGCCTTTGTATGCTGCCCAGGTGCTTCCAGGTACTTTGCAGTGCAGCGCCAGGGGACTCTGAAGTGCCTTCAGGTGTCCTCCATCAGCCATTCTGTGCTCAACACTGATGAACCAGTGCCTTTTGTAGTGTCCCAAAGGCCTGCCAGAGCTTTGGTATGTGGCCTAAGATGCTCTGAGTCTGTTTGGTGCTCCTTGAATGGCTCTGCTTTCCAAGCTCTAGCATCACCTTCTGACAAGCATCTGGACCCACCAAGTCCCTTTGGCAGCACTGAAGTGTCATCCGTAGTCCTTTTGGAGATTCCTCAGGGGAGATCCTCCAAGACCCTTTTGGTGCACCCTCAGGTGCCTTTTTGTACTCCCCAGAGGCCTGTCTGTCCCTTCTGATTTACACGAGGACTCTCACTGTCTGTGCACCTGCAAGAGCCTGAGTGAATTTTGGTGTCTTCAGTGTTTCTTGTTGCACTGCAGGGGCTTCAATGTGCCTTTTGTTGTGACACCCTCCTCTGGGACCTCCATGGGCCATTCTGTGCCTCCCAGAGGTCTACCAGTACCATTTCAGGCACCCCAAAGGCCTCAGGGGCTATGCGGGCCCTGGAGATGTGTCCCAGCCTTCGTGTGTCTCAGGACCACATGGGAGTCTGATAgcccaggagcagggctggaagaATGGTCACCTCAGCTCCCAGAGCAGGCAAGTCTTTTTATTAGGGTAGTCTGGAATGAAAGACACAAGCCCTGCCTCAATGAGTGCCCTGGAGAGAGGAAATCCCCCTCCCTGGGAAGCCCACCCATCTGCATCCACGGTCAGCAGTACCCACCACATGCAGATACACCACATCTTCACAGCTATCTTATGATGTAGCTACAGAAACATCCTTGCTTTATCTTCATGGGAGGAACCTGGACATCCAGCTGGGCACTGGTGCTGGTGAAAGGGGGTGGTACTGCTTCATCTTCCTGCCAGTGGTCTCCACCACTAAGGGGCACTTAGTGGCACTTACAAGCCACTAAGGGGCTAGGAGCACCAGTATAGCCGAGCAGATTTGCTCATAGTCCAGCTCCTGGAAGAACACCTGAGGGGAGCTGCCAAGGGTGAGAACTGTGGCATAGAGCAGCCCTGGACCACAGAGGCCAAGGGACTCTGCCGATGAGAAATCCTGGTGGCCACCTGGGTGGAGGTAGTTGTGAAGGTAAAGGCTCCATGGGACAGATCAGAGCTGAAGGGTGAGGAACAAGCAGCCTCACAGGGGAAGGGTACTGGCAGAGCTGATGTCTGAAAGGACTATCGCCAAAGGCACAGGGTCCTTCCTGTTACCATGGCCAAGGCTGGAGTATCTTACCTCGAGGATGTTGATGTGCAGATGTACCAGTGCAGAAGATGGTGGCATGGGTGTTGCCACAGATTTTCTAGGGGTCTGAGGCAATGCAGACCAGGCTGAGCAAGGTCTCAAGAGGGCAGCATCCAGCAGATCTTCAGTGCCAACACCAAGGCCAACCTGTCTTTCCAGCTGTGGCACAGGTGGGCAACAGAGACCAGGCAAGAGGGAAACTGGCTCAGCCACAGCAGAGTGTGGCTCCCAGGGACACACCTGCCAGGCCTGGGATGGCACCAGGGACCTGCTCCAAGCCTTGACGCTGGTCCTGGACACCCCAGGTGTGCACTGGTCCTACCCCTCAGCTGAGGCAATGGCATGGGACATGGCCTGCATGATCTGCTCATTCTTCACCCTGAGGTCATAAGTGTGCAGGTGGGCATCCTCATCCATCTGGTACTTGCTGATGGGGATGCTGGATGACTCCCTGGGCCAAGAGGCAAAGTTGAGCTGCACTGGGGCCCAGACTGTAaattttcctcctgctgctggtctGAGGTGGAGCTGCAGAGATCAAGCTGCTCATCACATATGTGACTGAAGAACAACTGCAGGCAGGGGAATTGTCCAGCTCAACTGTTCCTCCCCAACTCTGCCCAGCCAATACCTTGTGTGTCTCCATGTCCATTTGGAAGGTAAAGCCAAACAGCATGATCTTGGCCATGATGGTGTTGAAGAGGCAGGCAGTGAAGCGGCAGCACCAGTGGTCGTTGAGCTCGAGGACCTGGCAAGAGGTGTGGCAGCAGGTCAGgccaggagctgagctgccagTGCTGAGCCACCGCCAGTAGGTTGAAACCTCAAAGACAGACCAGGTTGAGGACATCTTTCTGGAGATGGCTGCCCCCCAAGCCTGTTCTAACAGAGCACCATGGCCAGACCCATGCCAGCTGGGGACACCACAATTTCCCTTAGGGATGGTGACATTACAAGCCTCCACCCCCAGCGTCCAGAGGCAGATGACAAGCTGGAACAACCCCACTGGCTACCAGGGATGATAGGAGACAAGCCAGTTGCAGGTAGATCTGTCCCACCAGGCTAGATGGTGTCCTGGCCTTAAGGCTGGTGTGGACCCAGGAATCTTCCTTGTGCTTCTTGGGacaaagcagcagggacagcccGAGTGTAGTACATGGGCCCAGGAGGGGACACCCACAGGGACCAAGGATGAGGGCCCCACCCACGCTGCCTTTGAGGAAGCACTTGGTGATGTGCTGGTCCACGCTGATGGCGTGGGCCACTTCCTCCACCTTGGTCCCAGCCACCTCACCCAGGACGCTGATGGAGTTGGTGCTACTGATCCTCTGACCCAGGAGCATGATGGCAGCCTGGGCAAGGGCAGTGGGTGAGACCGTCAACTGCATGTCCTGTGCTGGCTGGAGGACAAGAGCACATACCAGCTTGGAGAGTCCCAAACACCACATACTGGGTTTTGGGCACTCAGTGCACATAGACAATGCTGAGGAGCTTTTGCCCCTCAGGTATCTCATTGCCACCAAGGAGGACACAGTCAAGGGTCTTCACATCAGAAGTGACCATGCCCTCAGCCGGGACCTTGACAGGATGTGGGGGGCACAAGATAGTGGGGGAATGCTGTAGCCCTGCACACCCCTTTCTCCTGGTCCATGCTGCCTGTCGGCTGCTAGTGAGATACATGGGCCATGCTCTGCCACCCCCTAACCCATGGTCTCCCAAGGTCCCTGCCTTGCACCGGGGCAGGTTGGACATAGCATTGGCATTAAAGAGCCATGGATGCTTTTACTGCTTGCACCAGCACTGAGCTAttcttgtgctggttttgtctgggatagagttaatttttttcacagtagctagtatgggctatgttttggaattgtgcagaaaacagtgttgataatgtggagatgtctctgggcaggagagctgggtgctggcagtgaCCCCCTTGCTGCACCCAGAGCCTCGCTTACCTGGAGGTGCCCAACTGCTGGACACAtctgcctccccagcccagggcactGCTCAAAGGTGGTGTGCCACAGCTGAGGGGCTGTGGGGAAAGTGCTGCATCTGGCCAGGGCCACTCTGCAGATGCAGATGTCATCCGGTCAACAGGCTCCCCCACAGCAGGGGAAGGTGGTGCTAGTCCCCTGCCCTGATTCATGCTGCCTGCAGTCTCCCCAGGCTACCAGCCACCCTGCCCAACGGGGTCCAGCCAGTGCCTGCTGCTTTGCCCATGGCCAAGCCAAGCATCCCCAGCCACTTGGagcagtgggggaaaaaaactctgGCTCCCTCCTAACACCAGCTACAAGTCATGACACCCAGGCACAGTGCTCTCCCCACTgccaacccccccaccccgccatcCCCAGTGCCCTGCAGGCAGGTCCTGGATGTGCCCAGGGATGTCAGGGAAGTTCGGCTGAGCCAAACCATTGGCACAGGGCACCAGGAAATGAAAGGCACTGGGTTTATTTGTAACAGAGCTGATGTCTAAATTAACAAAGGCTGACACACCTGCTTGGACAACAGTGCAGGCACAGCGAGGGCCAGGCAGGCCCTCACTAGATGGACCCGTTTGCCCAGGCCAGGCACCTGAGGGCCCCAtgtcaccccccaccccaaacaatGCCCTGCCTCACTCCCCCTGCCCGCCCATCCCAGGCCCCCAAATAAACCAGCAAACCCCAGCCTTAGCCACACCCACACCGCATCCCTCTCCCCCAGGGCTGCATCCCCACCAGGGACACCCAGCCACAACCCCCCCATTATCTCAGAGCCATCCCCCACCATCCACCAGGATCCTCAGTTATGACCCACCCCTCCACCAGGGACCCCCAGCCACATCCCCCATCCCTGGACCCCCCACATACCAGGGACCCTCAGACATGATGCTCCCCCAGGCCCTCTCACCAGGGACCCCCAGCAAAGTACTCAAGTACCCCCTGCATCCCGgggccctccctcccccaggacccatcctccccccctccccaacctCCCCTCACCCTGGGACCACCCCTGGGATCCTTCCTCGCAGGCTTCCCACGTCCCATAAGTGCTGCCCACCTGGTACAAGGAACCCACTGCAGTGTGACCCCCGACACCCTCTGTGCCTTTAGGCATGCTGAGGGGAGGCAGCATGGCAGCAGCACCCCTGCCCCGGTCCAGCCCCgaccccagcccctgcccagccctgacCCCTCAGTCACTGCTGTCACTGTCACTCCCCGCTGCCTCTGTCTCTGGCTCAGCCTTGTCCCGCAGATCGGCGAAAAAGTCCTCGCCGCTGCCCACCGCCTTGCTGCTGAGGGCCCGCAGCGGccctcccttcttcttcttctttctgtagTCATCTACCACCAGCCCCCCCAGGGTAGAGACATTCCAGAACTTCACCTTCTGGTCGTGGGCACAGCTGGCCAGGAGCTGCTTGCCCGGGGCCACCGCCAGCTGCTCGATGGGCTCCCCCAGGTGCTGCCCAACACAGCCCAGGACCCGGTTTGGCAGGATGTTCActgccctggggacagggggagCCCCCATGAGGACCTTGGAGGGAGACAGCACCCCAGTCCTCCACAAGCCCACCCGCCTGCACCACCACGGGCTTGGTgcgccctccctccccttgcTCTTAACCAAGGCCAGTCTTGTCCCACAACCTCCCCGCCCCATCCGCCTGACCTGATGACTCCATCCAGGGACCCTACACATATGATGCTATCTGTGATGGGGACCATGCAGTCAACGGACTCGGCCCTCAGAGCGAAGCGGTCGCTGGCAGCCCCAAAGCCATCCCAGTTGAAGAGGTAGATGGTACCTTCGCTGGAGCCACACGCCACTTTCTTCCCCCTCTAGGCAAGATGGAGAACAGTAAGGCAGAGGCAAAACAAGAAACCTGGAGCATGGAGAGGGATGCACAAGGCCCATTACCAACCTTCAGCAGCACAACAGATGTCAGGTCTCCATTCTGTGGCTCCGAGAGCAGCTCAAAGCGCCGCCTCTTCACATTGAAGACACCCAGGGTGCCATCACCGCTACGGAAGGTGGAAAACAGCATGTTGTGAACATGGGACACAGCGCAGGATGCTTCCCCCAGGCCTAAGGGAAGGCCCTGCATGGGCACGGGGAGCCCAACCCTGGCATCATGGAGCCCCTGGTACCTGGCAGTCAGCAGCATCTTCCCGTTACCATCCACAGCCATTGCGCTGATGTACTCCTCCTGCTGACGGGCCTCCAAGATGGTGTCCCCCTTGCGCAGATCCCACACCTTCACCGCCCCACCGTCGTCACCCGTGGCAAAGACGTAGTTATCGATGGGTAGCACGCAGTTGagggctgagctgcagagaccccagccccacactggCACAGTCACAGCTCAAGCCACAGATGAACAGCTCCCAGAGCACTGAGGACGATGGTCCGGCCTCTGCCTGCCGGGCTGAGGGCTGCATGGCCCCAGCAGGGGAGGGGACACTGCCCCAGCAGTCACTGCCCAGGACAAGCCGCCTGTGCACACCTACCTGTGGGCCTTGGGGAAGCGTGTTTCCAGCCGTCCCTCCTCCACCATCAGGACATGGATGGACTTATCCTTGGACACGGTGAACAGCTCTGGAGAACCGCATCAGTGCTCCCAGCCCCGGCGTCCCCCGCCGTGCCCCGGTGCCACCCCATGTCCCCTGTACTCACTCTGCCCATCCTGGGAGAAGGCCACGTCCCGGCATGACTTGAGGTGATGCCCCGAAGACCAGAGCTGCCGGTTCTCCCCCTCGGTGCAGGAGTACGAGTACCTGCCAGCACCGGGTCGGGGCTCGCCGGGGCCCGCGAGAGGACAGGGATCTCCGATGGCCGGTGCCCAGAAGTTTCTATACCGAGGACCCCACGCCCCACGCCCCGGTGGAGCCCCCACGTCCCCACTCACAGGTAGACGTCGCCATCCACATCCCCCGCCGCCAGCAGGGGCCGGGCCGGGTGCAGGGCGATGGCGTTGGCTGTCGCCTCGAAGCAGATGTCCTCGGGGGCGTCCCGCAGCCGCGGCTCCCTCCCCGCCGGCTCCGAGTACTCCTGAGGGAGAGCGGGGcggtggggccggggccggggccggggccgcgctgCCCCCCACGCGTGCTCAcctccgccgccgccatgcCGGCTCCCCGCGCGGCGCAGGCGCTGTGCTCCTTGGCATAGCACCGCCCGCTCATTTGCATGGGGccgcgccgcggcggggctACCACGCTCGGGCTGGCTGTAGCCCAGCAGTCACTTCCATGTTGCACAAAGCTCGATGTGTATCGGTCCATGGGCCCATTTTGCCGGGATTCGCCCCGGCTTTTCCTGGctgcctcatttttttcctgctttttagcTATTTGGCAGTGGGACCCCCCACGGGACACTTCCTTACATCCGAGGGGAGGGGGCAACCAGGCACTGCCAGTGACCGGGCGCCACTTCGGCCCCTTTCaagagctggggctggcagggcgcCCCGAGGTCCTGCCCAGGGCCCCATCGCAGCCAGGGTCCACCAGCAGCATCCTTGTCCTTGCCCAGAGGAGCTATTCCATCTCCCTGCTGGCCCTGCACAGTGGTGAGCAGCTTTGCCTCGTACTGGCCCCATCGCATCccccctgctgctggctgggggtggcTGCCGCTCCCAATGCCACGCACAGCCCCATGGCTGCCAGCTGTCACGGCAGCTTGGGCAGAGCTTCTGCAGGGGAAGCAGTGTGATCCCTACACTGTGGGCCATCATGTTCCCTGTGCAAGGGTCCCAATTCTTCCCTGCGCAGAGGCACAGGTTGCTCAGCTGGGATTATTGCCCTCAGTAGGCTTATTTGCTAATTTTATCCGTGGCTTGACAGGGGCTACCTGCCCCCCACCCTTTGGCTGCCACAGTAAACATCCTTATCTAGGACTCACCCTGGGAGACCCACACAGGCCTGAGGGGTAGGAAAAAGCCCTGGTAGCCATGTTGACCTGAGCCTAGCCCAGCCACCTTCTCTCTGCCCACACAAACAGATGTTTGTGAAAATTTAATGTGGTTTTATTAAGACTATGACATTTACACATCACAGGCTATACAGCGAACACTGGAGGGGAGAGCCTCAGCACAGCCCCACAGTGCAAGGCTGGAGGACCGTGCGTTGCCCACCCGAGAGGAGAAAGTGGATAGCGCAGGGAGAGCACACCAGCAAGCTCCAGGAAGGCAGCATCCAGCAGGCTGGCATTCCAAGAGCTAGAGGAGAAGATACTGGAGGCTTCAGTATTTGGGACGTTTCACCTCAACCCTGGAAGAGACAGAGGGGCAGAACGGTGGTGAGGATGCAGGGCAGACAGCTCCATCCCCCTCCCACCCAGAGCTCAGCACTGAGGTCCACAGTTTCACCCCACAAACAGTGGGTGGACCTGAACAGCTCCTCAGGGCACCCAGCTCGATGGGACAAAACTGTCCAGTCAAAGCAGAGCCCCAACCCAGTCCTGAGGTCTGCTCAGCACCCATACACAGCCCAGGGTAGAGGTGCCCTGCAGgctctgctgagctgagctgcgCAGGAGCACCCTGAGGGAACCAAATGTTCTCCACTCTCCTTCTACACCCACTGCTgagagccagcagcaggcaggtctCTCCCCCTGCAGTCCCTGGGAGaggtggcaggaggcagctgggccccagcactgccctgctGTCAAGCCCAGAGCAGAGACAAGTTTACTAACCCATCAGCCTCcaacttcttcctcttctcaaTGATCTGCAGAGAAAGCACAAAGTCCCATTACCCTCAGGGTAGCTGGCTGCCCACAGCTGCGGCAGAGGGATTGTAGGGTTGAAGATACACCTGGGGAGTGCTGTAGCCAGGTCAGAGCAAGCTGAGGTGAGCTAAACTTGTCCACAAGCTGCCCAAAGTCTGGAGGAGCTTGGCCTGTTCCCCCTTTGCTCCATTTTGGCCAAAGACCATTTGTTCTCACCTTCCCCATGCACATCCTGTACCATAGGGGTGCTTGTGGCCAGCTCACCCCACCAGCACAAcacccagctctgctgttagaAAGCAGGGAGCCACTAAACATGCCTTGTCCCCTCCAAGCCCCTTTAAATGGCTCTGAGCTGCCAGTTTTGGACACGTTCAtctgctgcagagcctggagcaAAAAGCCCCCAATTGGGACTGCTCCCAGGGCAATGTCACCAAATGCAGTTCCAGATGCCTCTGCAGTCCCAAGGCCCCAAATATTTGGCTGATGCTCCTACAAGGACGAAATCCAGCTTCTACAGAGCTAGCCCTGCTGCACACGCACACTGGCAGTGCCTGGCTACCAGGACATGGGCTGGACCCAAGAGCTATGCATAGGACAGCAAGGGCAGGACCAGGTGGGAGCTCTCCTGGGCTATGCTGGCAGCTTGTGGCCTAAACAGACAATACCCCAGCACCGGCCACTCACTGCACTGATCTTCTTCCACTGCCGGTCCAGCTCTGCCTTGTCATTTGTCTCCTTGAAGCGACGGGTTTTGCGTCCTTCAGACATCTTGATCCCATACTGGAAGGCTGCCCTGGGGAAAGAGCAAGCCAGAGCTCAACGCTCACAGGGGCTCCACAGCCTGCCGGGAAATGGACACATCTGCCCCAGCCACGAGCCCATACTCCAGAGCTGGCTTGGAtgcctgaaagcagcagctgggcaggagtCCTCAGGAATGACATTAAGAGCAAAGATGAGCCACCAGGCCCAGGACCCACAGCTCCTCTTTGGGTCCTTGCCAGGGAACCCCCTTCTAGCTTTAAGCTCCCCCAGGACCCAGTTTTGGCCAGCATGGCCTCACCCCCACCTAGAATCCTTGCTCAGCCCTTCACAAGGGCTGCACTCACTTCGGCAGAGCCTCTTTGTTGTTCATGTATTCACTGTACTCCTCCTGGGTGTCGAAGTCCCAGCGGCCCAGAGGTCCTTTCTTGTTACCCTGCAGCAAAAGAATGACCCAGAGCATCTCCCTAGCTGATGCAGCCCTGCACAC from the Phalacrocorax aristotelis chromosome 8, bGulAri2.1, whole genome shotgun sequence genome contains:
- the WDR55 gene encoding WD repeat-containing protein 55 codes for the protein MRWGQYEAKLLTTVQGQQGDGIAPLGKDKDAAGGPWLRWGPGQDLGAPCQPQLLKGAEVAPGHWQCLVAPSPRIQPERGSPAAARPHANERAVLCQGAQRLRRAGSRHGGGGGEHAWGAARPRPRPRPHRPALPQEYSEPAGREPRLRDAPEDICFEATANAIALHPARPLLAAGDVDGDVYLYSYSCTEGENRQLWSSGHHLKSCRDVAFSQDGQKLFTVSKDKSIHVLMVEEGRLETRFPKAHSSALNCVLPIDNYVFATGDDGGAVKVWDLRKGDTILEARQQEEYISAMAVDGNGKMLLTASGDGTLGVFNVKRRRFELLSEPQNGDLTSVVLLKRGKKVACGSSEGTIYLFNWDGFGAASDRFALRAESVDCMVPITDSIICVGSLDGVIRAVNILPNRVLGCVGQHLGEPIEQLAVAPGKQLLASCAHDQKVKFWNVSTLGGLVVDDYRKKKKKGGPLRALSSKAVGSGEDFFADLRDKAEPETEAAGSDSDSSD